From Camelus bactrianus isolate YW-2024 breed Bactrian camel chromosome 16, ASM4877302v1, whole genome shotgun sequence, the proteins below share one genomic window:
- the NAGS gene encoding N-acetylglutamate synthase, mitochondrial, which yields MATTRLAWALWVAPAGRRLRGPRGTGSARRLSSSARRRAARGTSPGRRLSTAWAPAQPVREEAESTEDDSHSPAAKKPSWTPSPEPSVPPDSAEPPAGRSLVQRDIQAFLNQCGASPGEARHWLTQFQTCHHSADKPFAVIEVQDEVLKCRRAVSSLAFALAFLQRMDMKPLVILGLPAPTAPSGCLSFWEAKAQLAQRCKVLVDALRHNAATAVPFFGGGSVLGAAEPAPHASYGGIVSVETDLLQWCLESGSIPILCPIGETAARRSVLLDSLEVTASLAKALQPTKIIFLNTTGGLRDSSHKVLSNVNLPADLDLVTNAAWVSTRERQQMRLIVDVLSRLPHRSSAVITAASTLLTELFSNKGSGTLFKNAERMLRVRSLDSLNQGRLVNLVNASFGKKLRDDYLASLRPRLHSVYYSEGYNAAAILTTEPVLGGTPYLDKFVVSSSRQGQGSGQMLWERLRQDLQTLFWRSRVTNPINPWYFKHSDGSFSNKQWIFFWFGLADIRDSYELVNHAKGLPDSFCKPASDPGS from the exons ATGGCGACGACGAGGCTGGCCTGGGCCCTGTGGGTCGCACCTGCGGGTAGGAGGCTGCGTGGCCCCCGAGGCACGGGGAGCGCCCGGAGGCTGAGCAGCAGCGCGCGGAGGCGGGCAGCCAGGGGCACCAGCCCGGGGCGACGGCTCAGCACCGCCTGGGCGCCTGCCCAGCCCGTCCGAGAAGAGGCGGAGAGCACCGAGGACGACTCCCACTCGCCTGCCGCGAAGAAGCCATCGTGGACGCCCTCTCCCGAGCCCTCGGTGCCCCCGGATTCCGCCGAGCCGCCAGCGGGGCGCTCGCTGGTGCAGCGGGACATCCAGGCTTTCCTGAACCAGTGCGGGGCCAGCCCCGGGGAAGCGCGCCACTGGCTCACGCAGTTTCAGACCTGCCACCACTCCGCGGACAAGCCCTTCGCTGTCATCGAG GTGCAGGACGAGGTGCTCAAGTGCCGACGGGCCGTATCCAGCCTGGCCTTCGCCCTGGCCTTCCTGCAGCGCATGGACATGAAGCCGCTGGTGATTCTGGGGCTGCCGGCTCCCACGGCTCCTTCAGGCTGTCTTTCCTTCTGGGAGGCCAAGGCACAGCTTGCCCAGAGATGCAAGGTGCTGGTGGATGCGCTGCGGCACAATGCAGCCACTGCCGTGCCTTTTTTTGGCGGCGGGTCGGTGCTGGGCGCTGCTGAGCCAGCCCCTCATGCCAG CTATGGCGGCATCGTCTCGGTGGAGACGGACCTGCTACAGTGGTGCCTGGAGTCGGGCAGCATCCCCATCCTGTGCCCTATCGGGGAGACGGCCGCCCGCCGCTCGGTGCTCCTCGACTCGCTGGAGGTGACCGCGTCGCTGGCCAAGGCTCTGCAGCCCACCAAAATCATCTTCCTCAATACCACGGGTGGCCTGCGGGACAGCAGTCACAAG GTCCTGAGTAACGTGAACTTGCCCGCCGACCTGGACCTGGTGACCAACGCCGCGTGGGTGAGCACCAGAGAAAGGCAGCAGATGCGGCTCATCGTGGACGTGCTCAGCCGCCTGCCGCACCGCTCCTCGGCTGTCATCACCGCCGCCAGTACACTGCTCACCGAGCTCTTCAGCAACAAGG GGTCCGGTACCCTGTTCAAGAATGCAGAGCGGATGCTGCGAGTGCGCAGCCTGGACAGCCTGAACCAAGGCCGCCTAGTGAACCTGGTCAATGCCAGCTTCGGCAAGAAGCTCCGGGACGACTACTTGGCCTCACTGCGCCCGCGGCTGCACTCTGTCTACTACTCTGAGGG GTACAACGCGGCCGCCATTCTGACTACGGAGCCCGTTCTAGGGGGCACCCCGTATCTAGACAAGTTTGTGGTGAGCTCCAGCCGCCAAGGCCAAGGCTCTGGCCAGATGCTGTGGGAGCGCCTGCGGCAGGACCTGCAGACGCTTTTCTGGCGCTCCCGGGTCACCAACCCCATCAATCCCTG gTACTTCAAACACAGCGACGGCAGCTTCTCCAACAAGCAGTGGATCTTCTTCTGGTTTGGCCTGGCTGATATCCGGGACTCTTACGAGCTGGTCAACCATGCCAAGGGGTTGCCAGACTCCTTCTGCAAGCCGGCTTCTGACCCAGGCAGCTGA